GGTTTGCGGGCGGCCGATAGACGAGCGGCATGTCTTCTCCGAGTCCGCAAGCAGTTTCAAGCTCGACCGCGAGCCGAGTCGCGCGTCCGAGATCGCTTTCCTCCACGCCGCCGGAGCCGATCATCGTGCTGCCGATGACCAGTTGCTCGGCCGCGCGGCCCGCAAGCAGGCAGGAGATCATTCCCATGATCCCGACCTCGTCCTGGACCCGCTCGGTGTGCATCGTCACGCGCGTCCGACCCCCAGTTTCGCCACCGATCTGCACGCTCTCGACTTGTCCAATGCCGAACAGTTCGTAGGCTAGCGCATGACCGATCTCGTGGATGGCAATCGGCAACATGAGCTGGGCAGGAGGTGCTGGTCGGACTCCACGCAAGGCCTCCGCCAGGTTGTCCCAAGTCATCGGCTCCCTTCCGCGGCGGCAACGCCCCCGGACCTCCCTGACGAGCCGCTCGATATCGGCCCCGGTCAGACCGTCGGCGAGCAGCGCCAGCGCTGAGAGATCGTCGTCGCGAGCTTGTCCGCGACCATTATGGTGTTGTCCGATGGTCATGCCTGTGGCCCCTGCTTTTTGTGGTGGACTGGCTTGGCTCCTGCCATGGCGGCGGGTGTGATCTTGGCCCAGGCCGCGTTCTCCTCCGTCGCGCCCGCTGACGTTGCAGGACGGGTCGCGAGAACGGTCGTGACATCGCTGCCAAGATGGTGCCTCAAGATGCCGGTCAACGCCTCCCGGTCCGGCGGTGGAATGACGATGTGACGCTCGAGACGTCCTGAGCGCAGCAGCGCAGGATCGATCTTTTCCGGCGAGTTCGTCGCCGCGACAATGATCACGCCGTCCGTCTTCGAAGCGCCGTCGAGGAGCTCCAGCATGCGGTTGACGATCGAGTTCCAATAGTCCCCAAAATCTCGCGATGAGCTCGATCGACGACCGATGTTGTCGGCTTCATCGATGAACAGAACGCAAGGGGCAGCTGCTTTTGCCGCCTCGAATGTGCCTGCCATCGAACTGAGCACATCGCCAAGATAGCTGGACTCCAGCCATCGGCCTACGGAGGTGGCAAGCAAGGGAAGTTGAAGGGTATTGCAGAGCGCCCTCGCGAAGGTCGTTTTCCCAGTTCCGGGGGGACCGGACAACAGTAGCCTGGTGCTCATGTCCGACCACGCAACATCACCCTTCGACCAAAGCGGCAGATCGGTACGGAGGTCTAATGCCCAGTCTTTCGCCAGGCCATAGCCGGAAAGAGTCTCAACGCGAAGGACGGCAACATCAGATGCCGATGTACCCTCCCCTTCTCTCGCCGCAACGGTTTCGATGCGCTCGAAGCTTGGACCCGCAGCCTTCTTGCCCCCGCCAGTCTTTGACTTGGATTTCGTCTCGCCGGCCTTGTCCTCTTCGTCCTGCTTCTCCTCGCGCTTTAGCTGGCCGAGTGTTTGCAACACGGCAAGCATCTGAGGCGTGGTCCTGCCGGGCGGGTCAGGTCATCGAGACCAACTCTCGCAAGATTGATAGCGGACGACTTGATGACCTCCCAGGCATCCGAAGGCTGAACTCCG
Above is a window of Rhizobium sp. TH2 DNA encoding:
- a CDS encoding ATP-dependent Zn protease, producing MTIGQHHNGRGQARDDDLSALALLADGLTGADIERLVREVRGRCRRGREPMTWDNLAEALRGVRPAPPAQLMLPIAIHEIGHALAYELFGIGQVESVQIGGETGGRTRVTMHTERVQDEVGIMGMISCLLAGRAAEQLVIGSTMIGSGGVEESDLGRATRLAVELETACGLGEDMPLVYRPPANPGEALLYQPLLARRVDARLTRAAKEVEAELRRHLTLLSRLAGLLVERTIIGGDEVRREIENSASDR
- a CDS encoding ATP-binding protein; translation: MLAVLQTLGQLKREEKQDEEDKAGETKSKSKTGGGKKAAGPSFERIETVAAREGEGTSASDVAVLRVETLSGYGLAKDWALDLRTDLPLWSKGDVAWSDMSTRLLLSGPPGTGKTTFARALCNTLQLPLLATSVGRWLESSYLGDVLSSMAGTFEAAKAAAPCVLFIDEADNIGRRSSSSRDFGDYWNSIVNRMLELLDGASKTDGVIIVAATNSPEKIDPALLRSGRLERHIVIPPPDREALTGILRHHLGSDVTTVLATRPATSAGATEENAAWAKITPAAMAGAKPVHHKKQGPQA